The following are from one region of the Halomonas qaidamensis genome:
- a CDS encoding SUF system Fe-S cluster assembly regulator, with protein MLKLSRLTDYAAVVMAQIARHPQASHAAADLAEAVQLPHPTVSKTLKMLVKAGLLESQRGVQGGYRLARPASHITAADIIAAIEGPVAMTECSQAEGECDLAATCGVADNWQRVSLAIRTLLESVTLAHLADTTPIKLPVQLPIQSISLASA; from the coding sequence ATGCTCAAGCTTTCTCGGCTGACAGACTATGCCGCTGTCGTGATGGCACAAATTGCTCGCCATCCTCAGGCGTCGCATGCGGCGGCTGATTTAGCAGAAGCCGTGCAGCTGCCTCATCCTACTGTCAGTAAAACACTCAAAATGTTAGTAAAAGCTGGGCTTCTGGAGTCACAGCGTGGTGTTCAAGGCGGTTACCGTTTGGCGAGGCCCGCGTCACATATTACTGCTGCCGATATCATCGCGGCCATTGAAGGGCCGGTGGCGATGACAGAATGTAGTCAAGCTGAAGGCGAATGCGACCTGGCTGCTACCTGCGGTGTGGCTGATAACTGGCAGCGAGTATCGCTAGCGATACGTACGCTGCTAGAAAGCGTGACGCTGGCACACTTAGCCGACACAACGCCAATCAAGCTGCCCGTACAATTACCGATTCAAAGTATTAGCTTGGCATCTGCTTAA
- a CDS encoding zinc ribbon domain-containing protein YjdM — MSELPNCPACASEFTYDDGIQYVCPECGNEWSKDANEGAEEAESSIRDANGNSLADGDTVTVIKDLKVKGSSLVVKVGTKVKNIRLVGGDHDIDCKIDGIGPMKLKSEFVKKA; from the coding sequence ATGAGTGAACTACCCAACTGTCCTGCTTGTGCCTCTGAATTTACCTATGACGATGGTATCCAGTATGTTTGCCCAGAATGTGGCAACGAATGGTCAAAGGACGCTAATGAGGGCGCTGAAGAAGCCGAGTCAAGTATCCGTGATGCTAATGGGAATAGTCTGGCTGATGGTGACACCGTCACTGTCATCAAAGATCTTAAGGTCAAAGGCAGCTCATTAGTGGTCAAGGTAGGCACCAAAGTTAAAAATATTCGGTTAGTCGGTGGTGATCACGATATTGATTGTAAGATTGACGGCATTGGGCCCATGAAGCTTAAGTCCGAGTTCGTCAAAAAAGCCTAA
- the sufB gene encoding Fe-S cluster assembly protein SufB: MASEEMEQLVRREYKDGFITDIESDTLPPGLDENTIAFISNKKGEPEWMLEWRLDAYRQWLKMKEPSWAHLDYPPIDYQSISYFSAPKRPEDRPQSLDEVDPKLLETYEKLGIPLHERAALAGVAVDAVFDSVSVATTFKKQLGEAGVIFCSISEAIRDYPDLIKQYLGTVVPVADNYFAALNSAVFTDGSFVFVPEGVTCPMELSTYFRINAANTGQFERTLIICESRAQVSYLEGCTAPMRDENQLHAAVVELVALDDAYIKYSTVQNWYPGDENGKGGIYNFVTKRGDCRGERSRISWTQVETGSAITWKYPSCILRGKDSIGEFYSVAVTNGRQQADTGTKMIHIGEGTRSYIVAKGISAGKSDQSYRGLVKIGPRAKGARNFTQCDSLLIGDKCGAHTFPYQEIGNSTATIEHEATTSKIGEDQLFYCQSRGISEEDAVSMIVNGFCKDVFQELPMEFAVEAEALLNVTLEGAVG, translated from the coding sequence ATGGCAAGCGAAGAAATGGAACAGTTGGTTCGTCGCGAATATAAAGATGGTTTTATAACCGATATTGAAAGCGACACCCTGCCACCTGGCCTTGATGAAAACACCATCGCCTTTATTTCCAATAAGAAAGGCGAGCCGGAATGGATGCTGGAGTGGCGCTTAGATGCGTACCGTCAGTGGCTAAAAATGAAAGAGCCCTCTTGGGCGCATCTTGACTATCCGCCGATTGATTACCAATCAATTTCTTATTTCAGTGCACCTAAGCGCCCAGAAGATCGGCCGCAAAGCTTGGATGAAGTTGATCCCAAGCTGCTAGAAACTTACGAAAAGCTTGGTATTCCTCTGCATGAGCGTGCAGCGCTTGCAGGTGTAGCGGTAGACGCGGTATTTGACTCAGTCTCTGTGGCAACCACGTTCAAAAAGCAGTTAGGTGAAGCAGGCGTTATTTTCTGCTCAATTTCTGAAGCGATTCGCGATTATCCTGATCTTATCAAGCAGTACCTTGGTACGGTCGTTCCTGTTGCTGATAACTACTTTGCTGCATTGAACTCGGCTGTATTTACCGATGGCTCATTTGTATTTGTTCCTGAAGGCGTTACCTGTCCAATGGAGCTATCGACCTATTTCCGTATTAATGCGGCTAATACTGGCCAGTTCGAGCGCACCCTGATTATCTGCGAGAGCCGTGCTCAGGTATCTTATCTGGAGGGTTGTACGGCGCCAATGCGTGATGAAAACCAGCTTCACGCGGCCGTCGTCGAGCTCGTTGCCTTGGATGATGCCTATATTAAGTATTCCACCGTTCAGAACTGGTATCCCGGTGATGAAAACGGCAAGGGCGGTATTTACAACTTTGTTACCAAGCGTGGCGACTGTCGCGGTGAGCGTTCACGGATTAGCTGGACACAGGTAGAGACCGGTTCAGCGATTACCTGGAAGTATCCTTCCTGTATCTTGCGTGGCAAAGACAGTATCGGTGAATTCTATTCTGTGGCGGTGACTAACGGCCGTCAGCAGGCCGATACTGGCACCAAGATGATTCACATTGGTGAAGGCACCCGTTCCTATATTGTTGCCAAAGGTATTTCCGCGGGCAAAAGCGATCAGTCCTACCGTGGCTTGGTTAAAATTGGCCCCCGTGCCAAAGGAGCGCGTAATTTCACTCAGTGCGACTCCTTGCTGATTGGCGATAAGTGTGGTGCCCACACGTTCCCCTATCAGGAAATTGGTAACAGCACCGCTACGATTGAGCACGAAGCCACCACATCCAAGATTGGTGAAGACCAGCTTTTCTACTGCCAAAGCCGCGGAATTTCAGAAGAAGATGCAGTTAGCATGATTGTGAATGGCTTCTGTAAAGATGTTTTCCAAGAGCTGCCTATGGAGTTCGCTGTTGAAGCCGAAGCGCTTCTGAATGTGACCCTTGAAGGCGCGGTGGGTTAA
- a CDS encoding YbhB/YbcL family Raf kinase inhibitor-like protein produces the protein MAFALSSLQVTSSAFLNHQPIPSKHTGEGDDVSPALSWDGVPEGTKGVAVICHDPDAPLVKDGTYGFVHWVLYNLPGDIHDLAENTPVGTPGMNDQGSHGYCGPMPPEGHGSHLYYFWVLALDHQTSLPEGLTLKELLNEIEPHLLGMNRLVGTYQRG, from the coding sequence ATGGCATTTGCACTATCCTCTCTGCAGGTGACTAGCAGCGCATTTCTCAACCATCAGCCTATTCCTTCTAAGCATACGGGTGAGGGCGATGATGTATCGCCTGCCTTATCTTGGGACGGTGTGCCCGAAGGCACTAAAGGGGTTGCAGTGATTTGTCACGACCCTGATGCCCCGTTGGTAAAAGACGGTACTTACGGGTTTGTTCATTGGGTTCTCTATAATCTCCCTGGTGACATTCATGATTTAGCAGAAAACACACCGGTAGGGACGCCAGGTATGAATGACCAAGGAAGCCATGGCTATTGTGGCCCAATGCCACCAGAAGGGCATGGCAGCCATCTTTACTACTTTTGGGTGTTGGCGTTGGATCATCAAACCTCTCTACCAGAAGGATTAACGCTTAAAGAGTTGCTTAATGAAATTGAACCCCACCTGTTGGGTATGAACCGATTGGTTGGTACCTATCAGCGCGGCTGA
- the sufC gene encoding Fe-S cluster assembly ATPase SufC, whose product MLQVNDLHVTVDGKEILKGLTLTINAGEVHAIMGPNGAGKSTLSAVIAGKDGYEVTQGSVTFEGQDVLEMEIEERAQAGLLLGFQYPVEIPGVKNIYLLKSALNAQRVARGEGEMPAPEFMKLVKEKLGFMKMDASFLQRAVNEGFSGGEKKRNEILQMLVLQPKLAMLDEIDSGLDIDAMKVVADGVNSLRAEERAILLVTHYQRLLDYIVPDKVHVLVDGRIVKTGDAELAKELEANGYEGIEESVA is encoded by the coding sequence ATGTTGCAAGTTAATGATTTACACGTCACCGTCGATGGCAAAGAAATCTTAAAAGGCCTCACACTCACCATCAATGCGGGCGAAGTGCACGCCATTATGGGTCCAAACGGCGCGGGTAAATCTACCTTGTCTGCCGTTATCGCCGGTAAAGATGGTTATGAAGTGACTCAAGGTAGCGTTACCTTTGAAGGCCAGGATGTGCTGGAGATGGAAATTGAAGAGCGCGCCCAAGCGGGTTTGCTGCTTGGCTTCCAGTACCCAGTGGAAATTCCAGGGGTAAAAAACATCTATCTGCTTAAGTCAGCGCTGAACGCTCAGCGCGTCGCGCGTGGTGAAGGAGAGATGCCAGCACCTGAATTTATGAAGCTAGTAAAAGAGAAGCTGGGCTTTATGAAGATGGATGCCAGTTTCCTGCAGCGTGCTGTCAATGAAGGTTTCTCTGGTGGTGAGAAAAAGCGCAACGAAATTCTTCAGATGCTAGTGCTCCAACCGAAACTTGCCATGCTCGATGAAATTGATTCGGGACTCGATATTGATGCAATGAAAGTTGTTGCCGACGGCGTCAACAGCCTGCGCGCTGAAGAGCGAGCTATTTTGTTGGTCACGCACTACCAGCGCCTGCTCGACTACATCGTCCCGGATAAAGTGCACGTCCTCGTTGACGGTCGCATTGTCAAAACCGGTGATGCTGAGCTTGCCAAAGAGCTGGAAGCCAACGGCTATGAAGGTATTGAGGAGTCTGTGGCATGA